One genomic segment of Brevibacillus laterosporus LMG 15441 includes these proteins:
- the trxA gene encoding thioredoxin: MTICHSMDLTFKEDIKSEGFTLVNFWAPWCGPCDFFGSVLEAFDQEACNEVRLLKINVDEETNTASHFGIMSIPTTILFKNGEPIDKIDGIVSVERLKQFIADKKDSTT, from the coding sequence ATGACCATTTGTCATTCAATGGATCTTACCTTTAAAGAAGACATAAAGAGCGAGGGCTTTACATTGGTTAATTTTTGGGCACCTTGGTGCGGACCCTGCGACTTTTTTGGTTCTGTGCTTGAAGCGTTTGATCAGGAAGCTTGCAACGAAGTGAGGCTCCTCAAAATCAACGTAGATGAAGAAACCAATACTGCCAGTCATTTTGGAATTATGAGCATACCTACTACTATCTTGTTTAAAAATGGTGAGCCAATCGACAAAATAGATGGAATTGTTTCGGTCGAAAGATTAAAACAATTCATCGCAGATAAAAAAGATAGCACGACCTAA
- a CDS encoding class I SAM-dependent methyltransferase, with protein sequence MESTWNERFRSEEYIYGEEPNVFIYQQAFRLKECPRVIAFAEGEGRNAVFLASRGHEVTAIDYAESGLQKTRKLAQKYAVDVQTKKVDLLVDNVPNEEYDAAIMVFGHFHKDAQEMIFHKMKNASKPGGIIMLEVYSKDQLHYGTGGPADVAMLYEPQEVLSWCEGHEVIHFFYGEQERVEGKLHTGLAHVIQLVVRKK encoded by the coding sequence ATGGAAAGTACATGGAATGAGCGGTTTCGTTCAGAGGAATATATCTATGGAGAAGAACCGAACGTGTTTATTTATCAACAAGCCTTTCGATTAAAAGAATGCCCAAGGGTTATTGCCTTTGCAGAGGGAGAAGGTAGGAATGCTGTTTTTCTAGCAAGCAGAGGTCATGAAGTGACCGCCATTGATTATGCAGAGAGTGGTCTGCAAAAAACAAGAAAACTAGCTCAGAAGTATGCTGTTGATGTTCAGACTAAAAAAGTAGACTTGCTGGTAGATAACGTACCAAACGAGGAATATGATGCCGCAATCATGGTATTTGGACATTTTCATAAAGATGCGCAGGAAATGATCTTTCATAAAATGAAAAATGCTAGTAAGCCTGGTGGAATTATTATGCTTGAGGTGTACTCCAAGGACCAATTACATTATGGAACAGGTGGGCCCGCAGACGTTGCTATGCTGTATGAGCCACAGGAAGTTCTGTCTTGGTGTGAAGGTCATGAGGTGATTCATTTCTTCTATGGAGAACAAGAGAGAGTGGAAGGAAAATTGCACACCGGATTGGCCCATGTCATTCAGCTTGTAGTAAGAAAAAAGTAG
- a CDS encoding N-acetylmuramoyl-L-alanine amidase, with translation MKRQAINLIILCTLLSTLLSSIPSFITNPTVVYASPQSQQELVKWFKEAADEYNVPITLLISIGWIESMLDDHDGEPNNMNGYGFMNLMSNPKRKTLEEASEITGISTDELKTSTQSNIKGGAAILAKYQQDITKNKNHSKDYKDWVEAVKLYSGADSDEVRTHYAEDVFSLIENGFIDLSSEKLIKLPSENSKEYKGKKVLPQLDIKWISAHESNYDSTRRSAKDITHLVIHVMQGTYAGSIDWAQRDHGSMGASSAHYYVSDDGDITQMVDDRNVAYHARSANPYTIGIEHEGYIDDPKWFTNIMYRESAKLAAKLAYTYDIPISRRHIKGHSEYPNQTHTDPGGYWDWDYYMKNIKVYHDKFVNDGRK, from the coding sequence TTGAAAAGGCAAGCTATTAATCTCATTATTTTATGTACCCTATTATCTACGTTATTATCGAGTATACCTTCATTTATCACAAATCCAACGGTAGTATATGCTTCTCCACAAAGCCAACAGGAATTAGTTAAGTGGTTTAAAGAAGCCGCAGATGAATACAATGTTCCTATTACATTACTTATTTCCATAGGCTGGATTGAATCGATGCTAGATGATCACGACGGAGAGCCTAATAATATGAATGGATATGGATTTATGAATTTAATGTCAAATCCAAAAAGAAAAACACTTGAAGAGGCTTCAGAAATAACTGGAATTAGTACAGACGAATTAAAAACATCAACTCAATCAAATATTAAAGGCGGAGCCGCTATATTAGCAAAATATCAGCAAGATATTACAAAGAACAAGAATCATTCAAAGGATTATAAAGATTGGGTTGAAGCAGTAAAGTTATATAGTGGTGCTGATTCTGATGAGGTAAGGACGCATTATGCTGAAGATGTTTTTAGTTTAATTGAAAATGGTTTCATTGATTTATCCAGTGAAAAATTAATCAAGTTGCCATCAGAAAATTCAAAAGAATATAAAGGAAAAAAAGTCCTGCCTCAACTTGATATTAAATGGATTTCAGCCCACGAATCTAATTATGATTCTACAAGACGATCTGCAAAAGATATTACGCATCTAGTGATTCACGTAATGCAAGGCACATATGCTGGCTCCATTGATTGGGCACAAAGAGATCATGGGAGTATGGGTGCTTCTTCTGCTCATTATTATGTGAGTGATGATGGCGATATCACCCAAATGGTCGATGACAGAAATGTAGCTTATCATGCAAGAAGTGCAAATCCCTACACAATTGGCATTGAACATGAAGGATATATTGATGATCCAAAATGGTTTACCAATATTATGTATAGAGAATCTGCAAAGTTGGCAGCAAAATTAGCCTATACTTATGATATCCCCATAAGCAGAAGACACATTAAGGGACATAGCGAGTATCCAAATCAAACACATACGGATCCAGGGGGATATTGGGATTGGGATTACTATATGAAAAATATAAAGGTGTATCATGATAAATTTGTAAATGATGGCCGGAAATGA
- a CDS encoding Rrf2 family transcriptional regulator, whose protein sequence is MRFTKATNYALHTMLALVSDSPVKPVGVQQLAEAQGVSPTYLSKILTRLVKAGMIESVSGANGGYRLSRKKDDITFLDIIHAIEGTSSLFECDFLHGDECLIQAVMMEAEQKMESHLKKMKLSDLAKKQTQV, encoded by the coding sequence ATGAGATTCACGAAAGCAACAAACTATGCTCTGCACACGATGCTTGCGCTCGTTTCCGATTCTCCGGTAAAGCCGGTAGGAGTTCAGCAGTTGGCGGAAGCCCAAGGCGTCTCACCAACCTATCTTTCCAAAATTTTAACAAGGCTCGTGAAAGCAGGGATGATCGAATCAGTTTCGGGAGCCAATGGAGGATATCGGTTATCTCGCAAAAAAGACGATATTACCTTTTTGGATATTATCCATGCTATTGAAGGCACCAGTTCTTTATTTGAATGTGACTTTCTCCACGGTGACGAATGCCTGATTCAAGCTGTTATGATGGAAGCGGAACAGAAAATGGAGTCGCACCTCAAAAAAATGAAATTGTCAGACCTAGCTAAAAAGCAAACGCAGGTGTAA